The following proteins come from a genomic window of Pyxidicoccus sp. MSG2:
- a CDS encoding DedA family protein codes for MQELLTHMLGDAQGFVAYATVFSILVACGLGIPLPEDISLILGGFLAHKGAASLPVMMAVGFAGILAGDSLIFLAGRRLGGKLGRNEGASGGFFARIVTAEKRAKVEGLFAKHGQKIVCIARFMPGVRAVTYFTAGSVGMSYWRFIFWDGLAALLSAPVFVWLGFHFGSELDTLIDKFKEGQYVVMGVLLAGVAAYVLYRRRRKAAPVTPALQAVAVAARVQEPVASSPRNSATGKNEPLFKEVTSAASGPEKGVASEPVRGALQKT; via the coding sequence GTGCAAGAACTCCTCACCCACATGCTTGGCGACGCACAGGGCTTCGTCGCCTATGCCACCGTCTTCAGCATCCTGGTGGCCTGCGGTCTGGGCATTCCGCTTCCCGAGGACATCTCGCTCATCCTCGGTGGCTTCCTGGCGCACAAGGGCGCCGCCAGCCTGCCGGTGATGATGGCGGTGGGCTTCGCCGGCATCCTCGCGGGTGACAGCCTCATCTTCCTCGCCGGCCGCCGGCTGGGCGGGAAGCTGGGCCGCAACGAGGGCGCCAGCGGGGGTTTCTTCGCGCGCATCGTCACGGCCGAGAAGCGCGCCAAGGTGGAAGGGCTGTTCGCCAAACACGGGCAGAAGATCGTCTGCATCGCCCGGTTCATGCCCGGCGTGCGCGCGGTGACGTACTTCACCGCCGGCTCCGTGGGCATGTCCTACTGGCGGTTCATCTTCTGGGACGGGCTCGCGGCGCTCCTGTCCGCGCCCGTCTTCGTGTGGCTCGGCTTCCACTTCGGCAGCGAGCTCGACACCCTCATCGACAAGTTCAAGGAAGGCCAGTACGTCGTCATGGGCGTGCTGCTCGCGGGTGTCGCGGCGTACGTGCTGTACCGCCGTCGCCGCAAGGCGGCCCCGGTCACCCCGGCGTTACAGGCCGTGGCCGTCGCGGCCCGTGTCCAGGAGCCGGTGGCCTCGTCCCCGCGCAATTCCGCCACCGGCAAGAACGAGCCCCTGTTCAAGGAAGTCACCTCGGCGGCCTCGGGCCCCGAGAAGGGGGTTGCGTCCGAGCCCGTGCGCGGAGCGCTGCAGAAGACGTAG
- a CDS encoding Crp/Fnr family transcriptional regulator, producing the protein MALVPATTLKACPIFKGFTDTGIQIFAGVAVPRAFPKGTALFTEGKTGESLLIVGEGTVRLSAKSASGDDVLLGEVGAGEPLGELALVQKGERLCTATAATDVSALEIRASDFQKLLASKPQACVKLLMGIVAHFGQKARDNRDMLRTLVGKAPAA; encoded by the coding sequence ATGGCTTTAGTGCCCGCGACCACCCTCAAGGCGTGCCCCATCTTCAAGGGCTTCACCGACACCGGCATCCAGATCTTCGCCGGCGTCGCGGTGCCCCGGGCGTTCCCCAAGGGCACCGCCCTCTTCACCGAGGGCAAGACGGGGGAGTCACTCCTCATCGTCGGCGAGGGCACCGTGCGGCTGAGCGCGAAGAGCGCCTCGGGCGACGACGTGCTCCTCGGCGAGGTGGGCGCGGGCGAGCCCCTGGGGGAGCTGGCCCTGGTCCAGAAGGGCGAGCGGCTGTGCACTGCCACCGCCGCCACGGACGTCTCGGCTCTTGAGATTCGCGCCTCGGATTTCCAGAAGCTGTTGGCCTCCAAGCCGCAGGCGTGCGTGAAGCTGTTGATGGGCATCGTCGCCCACTTCGGCCAGAAGGCGCGCGACAACCGGGACATGCTGCGCACGCTCGTCGGAAAGGCCCCGGCCGCCTGA
- a CDS encoding gamma carbonic anhydrase family protein, with product MALRPFRGVTPRVHPSCFVEDSAQVVGDVELGEDSSVWFNAVLRGDVNPIRIGKRTNIQDLTMVHVTSEQHPTHVGDDVTVGHRVILHGCIVGNRVLVGMGAILMDGVEVGDECIIGAGALLTPGTKVPPGSLVVGSPGKVKRPITDAEREFLQLSALHYVHLAAEHRASR from the coding sequence ATGGCGTTGAGGCCGTTCCGCGGGGTCACCCCCCGCGTGCACCCGAGCTGCTTCGTGGAGGACTCGGCCCAGGTGGTGGGCGACGTGGAGCTGGGCGAGGACTCCTCCGTCTGGTTCAACGCCGTGCTGCGCGGGGACGTGAATCCCATCCGCATTGGCAAGCGCACCAACATCCAGGACCTCACCATGGTCCACGTCACCTCCGAGCAGCACCCCACCCACGTGGGCGACGACGTCACGGTGGGCCACCGGGTCATCCTCCACGGCTGCATCGTGGGCAACCGCGTGCTGGTGGGCATGGGCGCCATCCTCATGGACGGCGTCGAGGTGGGGGACGAGTGCATCATCGGCGCCGGGGCGCTGCTGACTCCCGGGACGAAAGTGCCCCCGGGCTCGCTGGTCGTTGGCTCTCCAGGCAAGGTGAAGCGGCCGATTACCGACGCCGAGCGGGAGTTCCTCCAGCTCTCCGCCCTGCACTACGTCCACCTCGCCGCCGAGCACCGCGCGAGCCGCTGA
- the miaB gene encoding tRNA (N6-isopentenyl adenosine(37)-C2)-methylthiotransferase MiaB: protein MKRYFIHTFGCQMNVNDSLRMSEVLAKMSYEPTPVPENADLIILNTCAIREKAEDKMLSALGRYKPVKASRGALIGVGGCVAQQEKDKLLKKVPYLDFVFGPDNIAKLPDIIGRVSEDRARVVEAAFVHSEEYVFPRADPETSRGKVTEFVTVMKGCDNVCSFCVVPHTRGREVSRAFPEVLLEVNDLAKVGVREVTLIGQNVNSYAGGISFAQLLLRTAEVPGIERVRFTTSHPHDLSDELIEAFRTQPKIAPHFHLPVQCGSDRVLKMMRRDYTVVQYLERLEKLRAARPGIAVTTDIIVGFPGETEEEFEMTMKLTEQVRYDNQFSFVFSPRPKTGAALRENEWGPVPHEVKIARLERLQKLQRRISTEVTAALVGSEVEVLVEGHSRYDATKRFGRTPENRTVNFDGDAPTGALVKVKVERSTPNALSGQQLSVLSLPTVEPLPLAPAASPFHVVAEA from the coding sequence ATGAAGCGCTACTTCATCCACACCTTCGGCTGCCAGATGAACGTCAACGACTCGCTCCGCATGAGCGAGGTGCTGGCGAAGATGTCCTACGAGCCGACTCCGGTGCCCGAGAACGCGGACCTCATCATCCTCAACACCTGCGCCATCCGCGAGAAGGCGGAGGACAAGATGCTGTCCGCGCTCGGCCGCTACAAGCCGGTGAAGGCCAGCCGGGGCGCGCTCATCGGCGTGGGCGGCTGCGTCGCGCAGCAGGAGAAGGACAAGCTCCTCAAGAAGGTGCCGTACCTGGACTTCGTCTTCGGCCCCGACAACATCGCCAAGCTGCCGGACATCATCGGCCGCGTGTCCGAGGACCGCGCGCGCGTGGTGGAGGCCGCCTTCGTCCACTCCGAGGAGTACGTCTTCCCGCGCGCCGACCCGGAGACCTCCCGCGGCAAGGTCACCGAGTTCGTCACGGTGATGAAGGGCTGCGACAACGTCTGCTCGTTCTGCGTGGTGCCCCACACCCGCGGCCGGGAAGTCAGCCGGGCGTTCCCGGAGGTCCTCCTCGAGGTCAACGACCTGGCGAAGGTCGGCGTGCGCGAGGTGACGCTCATCGGGCAGAACGTGAACTCGTACGCGGGCGGCATCTCCTTCGCGCAGTTGCTGCTGCGCACCGCGGAGGTTCCCGGCATCGAGCGCGTGCGCTTCACCACCAGCCACCCGCACGACCTGTCCGACGAGCTGATCGAAGCGTTCCGCACGCAGCCCAAGATTGCCCCGCACTTCCACCTGCCCGTGCAGTGCGGCAGCGACCGCGTCCTGAAGATGATGCGCCGCGACTACACCGTGGTGCAGTACCTGGAGCGGCTGGAGAAGCTGCGCGCCGCGCGGCCGGGCATCGCCGTCACCACCGACATCATCGTGGGCTTCCCCGGGGAGACCGAGGAGGAGTTCGAGATGACGATGAAGCTGACCGAGCAGGTCCGCTACGACAACCAGTTCTCCTTCGTCTTCAGCCCGCGCCCCAAGACGGGCGCCGCCCTGCGGGAGAACGAGTGGGGCCCCGTGCCGCACGAGGTGAAGATTGCCCGGCTGGAGCGCCTGCAGAAGCTGCAGCGGCGCATCAGCACGGAAGTCACCGCGGCGCTGGTGGGCTCGGAGGTGGAGGTGCTCGTCGAGGGCCATTCGCGCTACGACGCCACCAAGCGCTTCGGCCGCACGCCGGAGAACCGCACCGTCAACTTCGACGGGGATGCCCCCACCGGCGCCCTGGTGAAGGTGAAGGTGGAGCGCTCCACGCCCAACGCGCTCTCCGGCCAGCAGCTCTCCGTGCTGTCCCTGCCCACCGTGGAGCCGCTGCCCCTGGCTCCGGCTGCCTCGCCGTTCCACGTCGTCGCCGAGGCGTAG
- a CDS encoding VWA domain-containing protein — MDARIVEFAEVLRQNGVRVSTSEVQDALRATAEVGLKERGVFRSVLRTTLVKRELDVDTFNRAFDFYFSGAAKTFEGIDKSLADQLKEEGYLEGDLLKMVIIQMAQLLPEMSPLAQAILEGDRARLAQIFRMASLQLDLSQLESPLQAGFFSRRLLAGAGMEKARSDMKSLEDELRARGLAPEGVEIVSRHVAAAMRKIEEAARQEVKRQAEARIRRRTDTVQDKPLHLLTQAEVDQMESAVRTLAEKLRSRLIRKQRSHRRGALNVRRTLRRNMPWGGVPMVPQFRRRRPERPELVVLCDVSDSVRNASRMMLLFMHTLQSLFVRVRSFVFVSDVGEVTQYFKDLDVDEAIDMATAGKTVSLSANSNYGRALADFTRDHLGSITRRTTVMVIGDGRNNYNANNAWALKDLRRKAKRLLWICPEERGNWGIGDSEMLTYEKHCHQAVVVTSVSDLARIADQLVPA; from the coding sequence GTGGATGCCCGCATCGTCGAGTTCGCCGAAGTGCTCCGCCAGAACGGCGTGCGCGTCAGTACGTCCGAGGTCCAGGACGCCCTGCGCGCCACCGCCGAGGTGGGGCTGAAGGAACGGGGCGTGTTCCGCTCCGTGCTCCGCACCACGCTGGTGAAGCGCGAGCTGGACGTGGACACGTTCAACCGCGCGTTCGACTTCTACTTCTCCGGCGCGGCGAAGACGTTCGAGGGCATCGACAAGTCGCTGGCGGACCAGCTCAAGGAAGAGGGCTACCTGGAGGGCGACCTGCTGAAGATGGTCATCATCCAGATGGCGCAGCTGCTGCCGGAGATGTCTCCGCTGGCGCAGGCCATCCTCGAGGGAGACCGGGCGCGGCTGGCGCAGATCTTCCGGATGGCGTCGCTCCAGTTGGACCTGTCGCAATTGGAGAGCCCGCTCCAGGCCGGCTTCTTCTCTCGGCGATTGCTGGCCGGCGCGGGCATGGAGAAGGCCCGCTCCGACATGAAGTCCCTGGAGGATGAGCTGCGTGCGCGCGGCCTGGCTCCCGAGGGCGTGGAGATTGTGTCCCGGCATGTCGCGGCCGCGATGCGGAAGATTGAAGAGGCCGCGCGCCAGGAGGTGAAGCGCCAGGCCGAGGCTCGCATCCGCCGCCGCACGGACACGGTGCAGGACAAGCCATTGCATCTATTGACGCAGGCGGAGGTGGACCAGATGGAGTCCGCCGTGCGGACACTCGCGGAGAAGCTGCGCAGCCGGCTCATCCGCAAGCAGCGCTCACACCGGAGGGGCGCGCTGAACGTGCGCCGCACCCTGCGCCGCAACATGCCGTGGGGCGGGGTGCCCATGGTGCCTCAGTTCCGGCGTCGCCGGCCGGAGCGCCCGGAGCTGGTCGTCCTGTGCGACGTGTCCGACTCGGTGCGGAACGCGTCACGGATGATGTTGCTGTTCATGCACACGCTGCAGTCCTTGTTCGTGCGCGTGCGCTCGTTCGTCTTCGTGTCCGACGTGGGTGAAGTGACGCAGTACTTCAAGGACCTGGACGTCGACGAGGCCATCGACATGGCCACCGCGGGCAAGACGGTGTCGCTGAGCGCGAACTCGAACTACGGGCGCGCGCTGGCGGACTTCACGCGAGACCACCTGGGCAGCATCACCCGCCGCACCACGGTGATGGTGATTGGCGACGGGCGGAACAACTACAACGCGAACAACGCGTGGGCGCTGAAGGACCTGCGCCGCAAGGCGAAGCGCCTCCTGTGGATCTGCCCCGAGGAGCGCGGCAACTGGGGCATCGGCGACAGCGAGATGCTCACGTACGAGAAGCACTGCCACCAGGCCGTGGTCGTTACGTCCGTGTCGGACCTGGCCCGCATCGCGGACCAGCTCGTGCCGGCGTGA
- a CDS encoding class I SAM-dependent RNA methyltransferase, translating to MQPLPETPVELKIERLGQLGEGVASWQGRTVFIPGAFPGDTVRVHLEVQGRVLRGLLRQVVTPGPDRREPQCPYAGECGGCDWLGLAEPAQRAAKQEIVLSTLEHLGHLSRTSFTVRPLLVAPRDWSYRRRAVLHPTGKGTLGYFGRRSHERVPVTECGALTPVLRELPGKLAPLLKPLAKDTEEVLLLAEGDKAAFAVNLTGPVTARHVEAAEAAVRALRLEGAVLVPKEGSPRVLGKPVLRSYSPLRPEVPLYLRPDAFAQAHAEANVGLVTAAVYELAARDGDSVLELYSGNGNFTFPLAAGSASVLGVESSPVGVELAQRSAREGGVGNVRFIQGDARKACDGLVSEGRKFDVCLADPPRTGAPGLAKWMTALGVRRVVYVACDPASLARDAAGLVEAGYKPLALQVVDMFPQTHHVEAVMSFERKA from the coding sequence ATGCAGCCGTTACCTGAGACTCCCGTTGAATTGAAGATTGAGCGCCTGGGCCAGCTCGGCGAGGGCGTGGCCTCCTGGCAGGGGCGCACCGTGTTCATCCCAGGCGCCTTCCCCGGCGACACCGTGCGCGTGCACCTGGAGGTGCAGGGGCGTGTGCTCCGAGGGCTCTTGCGGCAGGTGGTGACGCCCGGGCCGGACCGGCGCGAGCCGCAGTGCCCCTATGCTGGCGAATGTGGCGGCTGTGACTGGCTGGGGCTGGCCGAGCCGGCGCAGCGGGCCGCGAAGCAGGAGATCGTCCTCTCCACCCTGGAGCACCTGGGCCATCTGTCGAGGACGTCCTTCACCGTGCGGCCGCTGCTGGTGGCGCCCCGGGATTGGAGCTACCGGCGCCGCGCGGTGCTGCACCCGACGGGGAAGGGGACGCTGGGGTACTTCGGGCGGCGGAGCCATGAGCGCGTCCCCGTGACGGAGTGCGGGGCGCTGACGCCCGTGTTGAGGGAGCTGCCGGGGAAGCTGGCTCCGCTGCTCAAGCCGCTGGCGAAGGACACCGAGGAGGTGCTCCTGCTGGCCGAGGGCGACAAGGCCGCCTTCGCTGTGAATCTGACAGGGCCGGTGACGGCGCGGCACGTGGAGGCGGCGGAGGCGGCGGTGCGAGCACTGCGGCTGGAGGGCGCGGTGCTGGTGCCGAAGGAGGGCTCGCCGCGCGTGCTGGGGAAGCCGGTGCTGCGCTCGTACTCGCCGCTGCGGCCAGAGGTGCCCCTGTACCTGCGGCCGGATGCCTTCGCGCAGGCGCATGCCGAGGCCAACGTGGGGCTCGTCACGGCGGCCGTGTACGAGCTGGCGGCGCGGGACGGCGACTCCGTGCTGGAGCTGTACTCGGGGAATGGCAATTTCACCTTCCCGTTGGCGGCCGGTTCCGCGTCCGTGCTGGGCGTGGAGTCCTCACCCGTGGGCGTGGAGTTGGCCCAGCGCAGCGCGCGCGAGGGTGGGGTGGGGAACGTGCGCTTCATCCAGGGCGACGCGCGCAAGGCGTGCGATGGGCTGGTGTCGGAAGGGCGGAAGTTCGACGTGTGCCTGGCGGACCCGCCGCGCACCGGAGCGCCCGGGCTGGCGAAGTGGATGACGGCCCTGGGCGTGCGCCGGGTGGTCTACGTGGCGTGCGATCCAGCCTCCCTCGCCCGCGACGCGGCGGGGCTGGTCGAGGCGGGCTACAAGCCCCTGGCCCTCCAGGTGGTGGACATGTTCCCCCAGACGCACCACGTGGAAGCCGTCATGTCCTTCGAGCGGAAGGCTTGA